One genomic segment of [Phormidium] sp. ETS-05 includes these proteins:
- a CDS encoding bifunctional sterol desaturase/short chain dehydrogenase, with translation MVNFWLITGVWGLGSVLWAELVRDLYHFVSHLVPPLYKQHAWHHRVFRPNLTPVSEDIYKKAHWHNDVPEALVMLTFGLLLWVVALQTAPAYQWGTLLGCAYTLSFLVAAIARGSGFSGAAELTDLTHMPGPFEAPPSHWLVNRTYHWRHHFDDQNAYFCGTFTLLDRFMGTAFSLKGKTCAVTGASGTLGRALLSQLHQAGAKIIAITTSSEPLILNLDGENREIKTVTWKISQESDLAELFSNVDILVLNHGTNVHGMRTAEAIGKSYEVNTFSTWRLMELFLATVRTNSDIATKEVWVNTSEAEASPAFSPLYEMTKRAIGDIVTLRRLDAPCVIRKLILGPFKSNLNPIGVMSAQWVAQQIVKQARQDARNIIVTINPLTFLAFPIKEFLVSTYFRLFSRSATPTLPFPAAGLDATTK, from the coding sequence ATGGTTAATTTTTGGCTGATTACTGGCGTTTGGGGACTCGGTTCTGTATTATGGGCGGAACTGGTGCGCGATTTATACCACTTTGTTTCCCACTTGGTGCCCCCTCTATACAAGCAGCATGCTTGGCACCATCGGGTTTTTCGCCCCAACCTCACTCCCGTGAGCGAGGATATCTACAAAAAGGCTCATTGGCACAATGACGTACCAGAAGCCCTGGTAATGTTGACATTTGGTCTGTTACTCTGGGTGGTAGCGCTGCAAACTGCACCGGCGTATCAATGGGGGACTTTATTGGGTTGCGCTTACACTCTGAGTTTTTTGGTGGCAGCGATCGCCCGTGGTTCCGGTTTCTCCGGAGCGGCGGAACTCACAGATTTAACCCATATGCCAGGACCGTTTGAGGCTCCCCCCTCTCACTGGCTCGTCAACCGCACTTATCACTGGCGACATCATTTTGACGACCAAAATGCCTACTTTTGCGGCACTTTTACTCTATTAGACCGATTTATGGGCACTGCTTTTTCCCTCAAAGGCAAAACTTGCGCTGTCACTGGTGCATCAGGAACCCTCGGACGGGCTCTGTTGTCTCAACTCCATCAAGCGGGTGCGAAAATCATCGCCATCACCACCAGTTCCGAACCACTGATTTTAAACTTGGATGGTGAAAACCGGGAAATCAAAACTGTTACTTGGAAAATCTCCCAAGAATCCGACTTAGCAGAATTATTCTCTAATGTAGATATTCTGGTACTCAATCACGGCACTAACGTGCATGGAATGCGGACGGCGGAAGCGATCGGCAAATCCTATGAAGTTAATACCTTTTCCACTTGGCGACTGATGGAACTATTCCTCGCCACGGTTCGCACTAACTCAGATATCGCCACTAAAGAAGTGTGGGTAAACACCAGTGAAGCCGAAGCCTCCCCCGCTTTCAGTCCGCTTTATGAAATGACCAAGCGGGCGATCGGCGATATTGTCACCCTGCGGCGTCTCGATGCTCCCTGCGTGATTCGTAAGTTGATTCTCGGTCCATTTAAAAGCAATCTGAATCCGATCGGCGTCATGTCTGCGCAATGGGTTGCCCAACAAATTGTCAAACAAGCTCGCCAAGACGCACGCAATATCATCGTTACGATTAATCCTCTCACTTTCTTGGCGTTTCCGATTAAGGAATTTTTGGTTTCTACTTACTTCCGGCTATTTAGTCGCTCAGCCACTCCTACCTTACCTTTCCCAGCCGCAGGCTTAGACGCTACCACCAAGTAA
- a CDS encoding DNA cytosine methyltransferase, producing the protein MVAGDKRLVSMFSALSLFSGAGGMDLGVRQAGFEVLADIEMDPYCCETLRSAIARENLNTEVLNQDIRKVEPLNLRKQLSLNIGELDLLFGGSPCQSFSQAGKRASLDDERGMLIFEFIRFADVFKPKFIIIEQVKGFLTAPDQAEQIGGVSRIVTSDLKKIGL; encoded by the coding sequence ATGGTTGCAGGTGACAAACGATTGGTATCTATGTTTTCTGCGCTCTCTCTCTTTTCCGGTGCGGGTGGAATGGATCTTGGGGTAAGACAAGCTGGCTTTGAGGTCTTGGCTGATATTGAGATGGATCCGTACTGCTGCGAAACATTGCGTAGTGCGATCGCCAGGGAAAATCTCAACACTGAGGTTTTGAACCAGGATATTAGAAAAGTCGAACCCCTGAATTTGAGGAAACAGCTAAGTTTAAACATTGGTGAACTGGATTTACTGTTTGGGGGCAGTCCTTGTCAAAGTTTTTCTCAAGCAGGTAAGCGCGCATCTTTAGATGATGAGCGAGGAATGCTAATTTTTGAATTTATCAGATTTGCCGATGTCTTTAAACCAAAATTTATTATCATTGAACAAGTCAAAGGGTTTTTAACGGCTCCAGACCAAGCGGAACAGATTGGAGGAGTCAGCCGCATCGTTACCAGCGATCTAAAAAAAATTGGGCTATGA
- a CDS encoding DNA cytosine methyltransferase, with amino-acid sequence MGYEVQIEIINAANYGVAQYRERVFLVAHHQGMSFKFPPPTHGKTNQQLCLFSLQPYLNLGQALAGLGSPSKDKEHPPEDSHLDITPPGDIMRIHGVPEGSFLAKEKHLPEQQRGKLTKKDTTKFRRLSFSEPSLTLRCGEIFFHPREERYLTPREYMRIHGYPDDYLLKVPIRGRSGTARHLDQHRQVANSVPPPVARAIAAEVAKSLKSQILALVICPWSFVPGERTKDKGQKKSLIKLLYSVFRNNLIAFQSPSPPLGEGFRVRVMC; translated from the coding sequence TTGGGCTATGAAGTGCAAATCGAAATTATCAATGCAGCCAACTACGGAGTAGCGCAATATCGAGAGCGGGTTTTTTTAGTAGCCCATCATCAGGGAATGAGTTTTAAATTTCCCCCACCTACTCATGGAAAAACCAATCAGCAATTATGCTTATTTTCTCTCCAGCCATACCTAAACTTAGGGCAAGCCCTGGCGGGATTAGGTTCACCGTCCAAGGATAAAGAACATCCGCCAGAAGACAGTCATCTTGATATTACGCCACCAGGGGATATCATGCGAATTCATGGTGTGCCAGAAGGCTCGTTTTTGGCGAAAGAAAAGCACCTGCCAGAACAGCAGAGGGGGAAACTCACCAAAAAAGATACAACTAAATTTCGCCGCCTGTCTTTCTCCGAGCCCAGCCTAACTTTAAGATGTGGCGAAATTTTTTTCCACCCTAGGGAAGAGCGGTATCTGACTCCCCGTGAATATATGCGGATTCATGGATATCCTGATGATTATTTGTTAAAGGTCCCTATCCGGGGGCGATCGGGTACAGCGCGCCATTTAGACCAACACCGACAAGTAGCCAATTCCGTGCCGCCGCCAGTGGCTCGCGCCATTGCTGCCGAGGTAGCGAAGTCACTCAAAAGCCAAATTTTAGCCCTGGTCATTTGTCCCTGGTCATTTGTCCCTGGTGAAAGGACAAAGGACAAAGGACAAAAGAAATCGCTTATCAAACTACTATACAGCGTGTTCAGAAATAATCTGATTGCCTTTCAAAGTCCCTCTCCCCCTTTGGGAGAGGGATTTAGGGTGAGGGTAATGTGTTAA